In Brassica rapa cultivar Chiifu-401-42 chromosome A06, CAAS_Brap_v3.01, whole genome shotgun sequence, a single window of DNA contains:
- the LOC103872390 gene encoding factor of DNA methylation 1 has protein sequence MGVSSDEESEISESEIDDYSETPYLLLQNGKYKVKVNGTLRCPFCSNKKKQDYKYKELMAHASGVSKGSASRSAKQKANHLALARYLQNELAGDAEPLPRPPPVPPQLNESEAKPGEVYVWPWMGIIVSPLKETDDKEALLDSACWLKELSRFKPVEVHAFWVEQGLIVGVVAKFNSDWSGFASATELEKEFESIGCSKKEWVEKRGGGSVSKAYGWCARAEDYHSEGPIGEYLSKEGKLRTVSDISQEKAQDRNSVLEQLSDIIAMTNEDLNKVQYSYNKTAMSLKRVLDEKKTLHEAYANETKKMQQMSILSIQKILNDKERLSNELEKKMQKLSEWSKALDKKEALTELERQKLDEEKKKNDAMNISLQLASHEQKKADESVLRLVEEHKRQKEEALSKILQLETQLDTKQTLEMEIQELKGKLQVMKHLGDDDDEAVKQKMKEMNDELEDKKSELEGLEQMNSALMTKERQSNDEIQAARKKLIAGLTGLLGAETDIGVKRMGELDEKPFLNVCKKRFSEDEATVEAATLCSTWQENLKDSSWQPFRREGTGDKAKEVVDEDDEQLKKLKGEWGEEVHNAVKTALEEMNEYNASGRYTTSELWNFKVGRKATLKEVINFISNDIKTVKRKRT, from the exons ATGGGTGTTTCATCTGATGAAGAGTCCGAGATCAGCGAGTCAGAGATCGACGACTACTCCGAAACGCCTTACCTGCTCCTCCAGAACGGGAAGTACAAGGTTAAGGTGAACGGGACGCTGAGATGCCCCTTTTGCTCAAACAAGAAAAAGCAAGACTACAAATACAAGGAGCTCATGGCGCATGCCTCCGGAGTCTCCAAAGGATCCGCAAGCAGAAGCGCTAAACAGAAGGCTAACCATCTCGCATTGGCAAGGTACTTACAGAACGAGCTCGCTGGTGATGCTGAGCCGCTTCCACGACCTCCTCCTGTTCCTCCTCAGTTGAACGAGTCAGAAGCCAAACCGGGTGAGGTTTACGTCTGGCCGTGGATGGGGATTATCGTTAGCCCTTTGAAAGAGACTGATGACAAGGAGGCTCTTCTTGATTCGGCTTGTTGGTTGAAGGAGCTTTCTAGGTTCAAGCCTGTTGAGGTGCACGCCTTTTGGGTCGAGCAGGGTTTGATTGTTGGGGTTGTTGCTAAGTTCAACAGCGACTGGAGCGGGTTTGCGAGCGCGACGGAGCTTGAGAAGGAGTTTGAGAGTATAGGCTGCAGCAAAAAGGAGTGGGTGGAGAAGAGAGGAGGTGGTTCAGTGTCCAAAGCCTACGGTTGGTGTGCACGTGCAGAGGACTATCACTCCGAAGGGCCGATTGGTGAGTACCTCTCCAAGGAGGGGAAGCTGAGAACGGTTTCggatatttctcaagaaaaggCGCAGGATAGGAACAGCGTTCTTGAACAGCTTTCGGATATCATTGCTATGACGAATGAAGATCTGAACAAGGTTCAGTACAGTTACAACAAGACGGCGATGTCGCTGAAGAGGGTGCTTGACGAGAAGAAAACCTTGCACGAGGCTTATGCTAATG AAACGAAGAAGATGCAGCAGATGTCGATTCTCAGCATCCAGAAGATCCTTAACGATAAAGAGAGGCTAAGCAATGAACTGGAGAAGAAGATGCAGAAACTTTCGGAGTGGTCCAAGGCGTTGGACAAAAAGGAAGCACTAACTGAATTGGAGAGACAAAAGCTTGATGAAGAGAAGAAAAAG AATGATGCTATGAACATTTCCCTCCAGTTAGCCTCCCATGAGCAGAAAAAGGCTGACGAGAGTGTTTTGAGACTTGTTGAAGAGCATAAG AGGCAAAAAGAAGAGGCTTTGAGCAAGATCCTTCAGCTTGAGACGCAGCTAGACACCAAACAGACACTGGAAATGGAGATTCAAGAGCTGAAAGGCAAATTACAAGTGATGAAGCATTTGGGGGATGATGATGACGAGGCGGTCAAGCAGAAAATGAAGGAGATGAATGATGAGCTGGAGGATAAGAAGTCTGAGTTAGAAGGGCTAGAGCAGATGAACTCAGCACTGATGACAAAAGAACGTCAAAGCAATGATGAGATACAAGCAGCACGGAAAAAACTAATTGCG GGTTTGACAGGATTGTTGGGTGCCGAAACTGATATCGGGGTCAAGAGGATGGGAGAACTTGATGAGAAGCCGTTCCTAAATGTTTGCAAGAAGAGATTTTCGGAAGATGAAGCTACGGTTGAAGCTGCCACCCTTTGCTCTACATGGCAAGAGAACCTCAAGGATTCGTCATGGCAACCGTTCAGACGTGAAGGAACCGGGGACAAAGCAAAG GAAGTGGTAGACGAAGATGATGAGCAGCTTAAGAAGCTTAAAGGAGAGTGGGGAGAAGAGGTGCATAATGCTGTTAAAACAGCTCTCGAGGAGATGAACGAGTACAATGCAAGTGGTCGATACACCACCTCAGAACTTTGGAACTTCAAAGTAGGAAGGAAAGCAACATTGAAGGAAGTGATTAATTTCATTTCAAACGACATCAAAACTGTGAAACGCAAAAGAACCTGA
- the LOC103872392 gene encoding probable CCR4-associated factor 1 homolog 2, translating to MTMVTKQDDAIEIEIRNVWNENLHHEMSLISQAINYFPYVAMDTEFPGTVCKKVTTDTNPRRDDSTCYESLKTNVNMLNMIQLGLTLSDDQGNLPTFGTNKRQCVWQFNFREFNLRTDMYAPDSIELLRRSGIDFDRNSRVGIESKRFADLLMGSGVVLNEEIQWVTFHCGYDFGYLLRLLTGRNLPEKQSEFLYLVKMFFPRVFDIKHMIGFCYDLFGGLSSVAERLEVERVGISHQAGSDSLLTARVFRRMKETRFAGRSLDMYCGVLYGLGKC from the coding sequence ATGACAATGGTTACGAAACAAGACGACGCGATCGAAATCGAAATCCGCAACGTCTGGAACGAGAATCTCCACCACGAGATGTCTCTGATCTCGCAAGCCATTAACTATTTCCCTTACGTGGCCATGGACACAGAGTTCCCCGGAACCGTGTGCAAGAAAGTAACCACGGACACCAACCCAAGGCGCGACGACTCCACCTGCTACGAGTCGTTAAAGACGAACGTGAACATGCTCAACATGATCCAGCTCGGCCTCACCTTATCCGACGACCAAGGAAACCTCCCAACCTTCGGAACCAACAAGAGGCAATGCGTCTGGCAATTCAACTTCAGAGAATTCAACCTCAGGACCGACATGTACGCCCCTGACTCCATCGAGCTTCTCCGCCGCTCGGGGATCGACTTCGATAGAAACAGCAGAGTCGGCATCGAGTCCAAACGGTTCGCGGATCTTCTCATGGGATCGGGAGTAGTGCTCAACGAGGAGATACAGTGGGTGACGTTCCACTGCGGGTACGACTTCGGGTACTTGCTGAGGCTCCTCACCGGGAGGAATCTCCCGGAGAAGCAATCGGAGTTTTTGTATCTGGTGAAGATGTTTTTCCCGAGGGTTTTCGATATCAAACACATGATTGGTTTCTGCTACGATCTCTTCGGCGGTCTGAGCTCGGTGGCGGAGCGACTCGAGGTGGAGAGAGTCGGGATCTCGCACCAGGCGGGGTCGGATAGTTTGCTGACGGCGCGTGTGTTTAGGAGGATGAAGGAGACGCGCTTCGCTGGTCGTTCCTTGGATATGTATTGTGGTGTTTTGTATGGATTAGGAAAATGTTAA
- the LOC103872388 gene encoding uncharacterized protein LOC103872388 isoform X2 yields the protein METTLFNDGGEDPWLGRDKFYHVIFCFTISLLFSTLASLSRYSFLRRHSIWIGSAFSLAAGAAKEAADQLGIFPSAGASARDAVADAVGVVIAALLLFLWKSRRSRPDPGQTRPILPL from the coding sequence ATGGAGACGACACTATTTAACGACGGTGGAGAAGACCCTTGGCTTGGTCGAGACAAGTTCTACCATGTAATATTCTGCTTCACcatctctctcctcttctcaACTCTCGCGTCTCTCTCCCGCTACTCCTTCCTGCGACGTCACTCCATCTGGATCGGATCTGCGTTCTCACTCGCCGCCGGCGCGGCTAAAGAAGCCGCCGATCAGTTGGGCATCTTCCCTTCCGCAGGTGCCTCCGCTAGAGACGCCGTCGCGGACGCCGTAGGAGTTGTCATCGCGGCCCTGCTTCTCTTCCTTTGGAAATCTCGAAGATCACGTCCGGATCCGGGTCAAACCCGACCCATCCTGCCCCTTTGA
- the LOC103872393 gene encoding 40S ribosomal protein S12-1, protein MSGEEAAPVVVPPVAEPAAIIPEDMDLLTALELTLRKARAHGGVVRGLHESAKLIEKRVAQLCVLAEDCNQPDYVKLVKALCADHNINLLTVPSAKTLGEWAGLCKIDSEGNARKVVGCSCLVVKDYGEDTTALNIVKKHIESN, encoded by the exons ATGTCGGG TGAAGAGGCTGCTCCAGTTGTTGTTCCTCCCGTTGCTGAGCCAGCGGCCATCATCCCTGAGGATATGGACTTGTTGACCGCATTGGAGTTGACTTTGAGGAAAGCTCGTGCTCACGGTGGTGTTGTCCGTGGTCTCCATGAGAGCGCTAAGCTTATTGAGAAGCGTGTGGCTCAGCTCTGTGTCTTGGCTGAAGACTGCAACCAGCCTGATTACGTGAAGCTTGTTAAGGCTCTCTGCGCTGATCACAACATCAACTTGCTTACAGTTCCAAGTGCCAAGACCCTCGGCGAGTGGGCTGGT CTCTGTAAGATTGACTCTGAGGGTAATGCCAGGAAGGTTGTTGGATGCTCATGTCTTGTAGTCAAG GACTACGGTGAGGATACAACTGCGCTCAATATCGTCAAGAAGCACATTGAATCTAACTAA
- the LOC103872388 gene encoding uncharacterized protein LOC103872388 isoform X1 produces METTLFNDGGEDPWLGRDKFYHVIFCFTISLLFSTLASLSRYSFLRRHSIWIGSAFSLAAGAAKEAADQLGIFPSAGASARDAVADAVGVVIAALLLFLWKSRRSRPDPVEKTFTFTEFKIKVSPPSLCSSSRLSTKHRTAQTSIGSVVTINFNNQFDMENSQTLVKMAELV; encoded by the exons ATGGAGACGACACTATTTAACGACGGTGGAGAAGACCCTTGGCTTGGTCGAGACAAGTTCTACCATGTAATATTCTGCTTCACcatctctctcctcttctcaACTCTCGCGTCTCTCTCCCGCTACTCCTTCCTGCGACGTCACTCCATCTGGATCGGATCTGCGTTCTCACTCGCCGCCGGCGCGGCTAAAGAAGCCGCCGATCAGTTGGGCATCTTCCCTTCCGCAGGTGCCTCCGCTAGAGACGCCGTCGCGGACGCCGTAGGAGTTGTCATCGCGGCCCTGCTTCTCTTCCTTTGGAAATCTCGAAGATCACGTCCGGATCCGG TTGAGAAAACGTTTACTTTCACTGAATTCAAGATAAAAGTGTCACCACCATCTCTTTGTTCATCCTCGAGATTATCGACAAAGCACAGAACTGCTCAAACTAGTATCGGTTCTGTTGTAACCATCAATTTCAATAACCAGTTCGATATGGAAAATAGTCAAACGTTAGTCAAGATGGCCGAGTTGGTCTAA